One genomic window of Polyangiaceae bacterium includes the following:
- a CDS encoding IPT/TIG domain-containing protein, whose product MSGEGQPDPKSSGSAVAPPPMVDAGVRQALIGSEAPASSAPSQPAVQRSAHPSRIEDAPDAPANLDPEAGPHIWRIVPATGPIVGGPSITVLGYFFDPACKLEIAGKSVDVVFDGAGRLSFKLPAHAPAGKVDVRITNPDGKYQDRIWGFEYLGPPLVAAVEPNHTPIHGGQLLRVHGAAFQEGCLVQIGASSAQTRFVSPELVEILAQPHPGGTYDVTVWNPDGQKAGLAGGFTYDAAPVITRLEPAQGSAGVSARVKLIGEHFDPRTTAALFEQVGLYVEFESSECLYLTLPARAAGTVDLTLYNPDGQRTTARAAFEYLPAAAPSLASVEPGRIPLGQPTTLELTGSGFQPGAAPFAGQFPLTIQEGAAERLLVQVPALPSAGTTDVRVVNPDGQWCQLPNCLQVYDPAEEVIRQAERVLAITSISPQSGPTSGGTEVKVRGVNFSADTRVLLGGARPQSSRFVDAKLIEIVTDAHPQGSVDVELRDEGAVGCVELAAFRYEVVEPAQIDRVTPNRGTASGGERLTIEGANFLPDTRARLGGQVAQLVFKGPTELELVTPPGQAGNMADLILIQPDGQRSTKPRVYLYE is encoded by the coding sequence ATGAGCGGCGAGGGGCAGCCGGATCCGAAGTCGAGCGGGAGCGCGGTCGCGCCACCCCCGATGGTCGACGCTGGCGTGCGTCAGGCGCTGATCGGTTCCGAGGCGCCTGCTTCGAGCGCGCCAAGTCAGCCGGCGGTGCAACGGAGCGCACACCCCTCTCGCATTGAAGACGCGCCGGATGCACCGGCCAATCTGGATCCCGAAGCGGGGCCACACATCTGGCGCATCGTTCCCGCGACCGGGCCGATCGTTGGCGGACCCTCGATCACGGTGCTCGGCTACTTCTTCGACCCCGCCTGCAAGCTCGAGATCGCAGGAAAATCGGTAGACGTCGTGTTCGACGGCGCTGGTCGGCTCAGCTTCAAGCTGCCCGCCCACGCTCCTGCCGGCAAGGTCGACGTTCGCATCACAAATCCCGATGGAAAATATCAGGATCGCATCTGGGGCTTCGAGTACCTGGGCCCGCCGTTGGTCGCCGCTGTCGAGCCAAACCACACACCGATCCACGGGGGCCAGCTACTGCGCGTACACGGCGCCGCGTTCCAAGAAGGTTGTCTGGTGCAGATCGGCGCATCCTCCGCCCAGACGCGCTTCGTTTCCCCCGAGTTGGTCGAGATCCTCGCTCAACCTCACCCTGGCGGCACTTATGACGTTACCGTATGGAATCCGGATGGGCAGAAGGCGGGCCTCGCCGGCGGGTTCACCTACGATGCAGCGCCCGTCATCACACGCCTAGAACCAGCTCAAGGGAGCGCCGGCGTGTCTGCGCGGGTCAAGCTCATCGGCGAACACTTCGACCCGCGCACCACCGCGGCTTTGTTCGAGCAAGTCGGCTTGTACGTGGAGTTCGAGAGCTCCGAGTGCCTCTACCTGACGCTCCCAGCGCGGGCGGCGGGCACGGTCGATCTCACGCTCTACAACCCCGACGGCCAACGCACCACGGCGCGCGCGGCATTCGAGTACCTGCCCGCCGCTGCCCCAAGCCTCGCGAGCGTGGAGCCCGGGCGCATCCCGCTGGGTCAACCCACGACCCTCGAGCTCACGGGCAGCGGCTTTCAACCGGGAGCGGCGCCCTTCGCGGGCCAGTTCCCACTGACCATCCAGGAGGGAGCGGCGGAGCGGCTCTTGGTGCAAGTGCCAGCGCTCCCTAGCGCGGGCACCACCGACGTGCGGGTCGTCAATCCCGACGGCCAGTGGTGCCAGCTGCCAAACTGCCTTCAGGTCTACGACCCCGCTGAGGAGGTGATCCGCCAAGCGGAGCGCGTCTTGGCGATCACTTCCATTTCGCCGCAATCTGGTCCCACCAGCGGCGGCACTGAGGTGAAGGTTCGCGGAGTGAACTTCTCGGCGGACACTCGGGTGTTGCTCGGCGGCGCGCGTCCCCAAAGCTCCCGCTTCGTCGACGCCAAGCTGATCGAAATCGTCACCGACGCTCATCCCCAGGGGAGCGTCGACGTGGAGCTCAGAGACGAAGGCGCCGTGGGCTGCGTGGAGCTCGCGGCATTCCGCTACGAGGTCGTCGAGCCGGCGCAAATCGATCGCGTCACGCCAAACCGTGGCACCGCGAGCGGCGGCGAACGCTTGACCATCGAAGGCGCAAATTTCCTCCCGGATACACGCGCACGCCTCGGCGGCCAAGTCGCGCAGCTCGTCTTCAAAGGCCCCACCGAGCTCGAGCTGGTTACTCCCCCTGGTCAGGCCGGCAACATGGCTGATTTGATCCTGATCCAGCCCGACGGACAGCGCTCCACCAAGCCGCGTGTCTACTTGTACGAGTGA
- a CDS encoding DUF1513 domain-containing protein, translating to MADRITTARRGEVNDSASLAGSTLDAGGLSTIFEGVKQKRLDKARAKRDAKKRAAERRPEGPVPPSSRRGRGVEQIRETLGFAPRQETRLGVILGGSRFEGAGGPFCSLDVLDLDHAAFAEPSAAQGMSLEQRVKAGAPGLRRLSLKFLPHGMAINPRRPAESAWFEKWGPGAVYLDVAAGSLLRTISPLSAGHHFYGHGAFSPDASLLFAVETNLETRAGVISIRDPNADFKVVGEFPSFGQKPHDCVLLLEEGLLVVTNGGGPHGSEELANISFIEISSGKLVEQLVVEDRRRNAGHVAVDRQRNLAMVSAPREGLPTSEAGGVTLRATGRSAWTHVTEPAEVCARMLGESLSVCIDTGTDSAWVTNPSGNLLTQWRVSDASLIRELTLPSVRGVCLSLDESSLCVSHAAGAELGLLSPDTGVALPVQPLALRVFGGSHLYAWAYPA from the coding sequence ATGGCGGATCGGATTACCACGGCTCGGCGCGGGGAAGTCAACGACTCGGCTTCACTGGCTGGATCCACGCTCGACGCGGGTGGATTGTCGACTATCTTCGAAGGCGTGAAGCAGAAGCGCCTCGACAAAGCCCGCGCGAAGCGCGACGCCAAGAAGCGTGCGGCCGAGCGACGTCCAGAAGGCCCCGTCCCTCCAAGTTCAAGGCGCGGACGCGGCGTCGAACAAATCCGCGAAACGCTCGGCTTCGCCCCGCGCCAAGAGACGCGTCTAGGCGTAATTTTGGGCGGCAGTCGCTTCGAAGGGGCGGGCGGTCCGTTCTGCTCCCTGGATGTGCTTGATTTGGACCACGCGGCGTTCGCGGAGCCATCTGCTGCGCAGGGCATGTCCCTCGAGCAGCGGGTGAAGGCGGGGGCGCCGGGCTTGCGGCGTTTGTCGTTGAAGTTCTTGCCGCACGGAATGGCGATCAACCCCAGGCGGCCAGCGGAGTCGGCTTGGTTCGAGAAGTGGGGACCGGGCGCCGTCTACCTGGACGTGGCTGCGGGCAGCCTACTCCGCACTATCTCACCGCTGTCCGCGGGGCATCACTTCTATGGTCACGGCGCGTTCTCCCCCGATGCGTCTCTGCTGTTTGCCGTGGAGACCAACCTGGAAACGCGAGCCGGCGTCATCAGCATCCGCGATCCCAACGCCGACTTCAAAGTCGTTGGGGAGTTCCCTAGCTTCGGTCAGAAGCCCCACGATTGTGTGTTGCTGCTCGAGGAAGGCCTGCTCGTGGTGACCAACGGCGGCGGGCCGCATGGGAGCGAGGAGCTGGCGAATATCAGCTTCATCGAGATCTCGTCGGGCAAGCTCGTGGAGCAGCTGGTGGTCGAAGACAGGCGTCGCAACGCGGGTCACGTCGCGGTGGACAGGCAGCGCAACCTCGCGATGGTCTCCGCGCCGCGCGAGGGGTTGCCGACATCAGAAGCCGGGGGCGTGACGCTGCGCGCAACGGGACGCAGCGCGTGGACCCACGTGACGGAACCAGCGGAGGTTTGCGCTCGCATGCTCGGGGAGTCCCTCAGCGTGTGTATCGACACCGGGACCGACTCGGCTTGGGTGACGAACCCCAGCGGCAACCTGCTCACGCAATGGCGCGTGAGCGATGCGAGCCTGATCCGTGAGCTAACTCTGCCCTCGGTACGGGGTGTGTGTTTGAGCCTAGACGAGAGTTCACTGTGTGTTTCCCACGCTGCGGGAGCTGAGTTAGGCTTGCTCTCTCCAGACACCGGCGTTGCTCTCCCGGTACAGCCGCTTGCCCTCCGTGTGTTCGGGGGCTCCCACCTCTACGCCTGGGCCTATCCGGCCTAG
- the tssI gene encoding type VI secretion system tip protein VgrG: MVSVSGLTRHSLRLEAGIPVFVVAYNGVERLGAVYRFEVHFVVENQVEVDLAELIGGRATLSTEQDHISKFVINGLVSQADLMEVTPTHSLYRVELVPELWRAALSRHTRVFVDVTIKDVLQKMFDALGFDSETVKLAFSSSDCRKYPQICQFEESDLDFMTRWMEKEGLHYYFEQGRKEERVVIVSGQPARQSLAEGPLVYATGGALVTRTVRRFRSRSRLQTRKIEVRAYDAANPSTTSEASHDLGGKRAGTGVSVALSTEIQRPKVEREAQILEEIEVTQRLLFTGEADAPVFRAGYHFELEGHPLPRLDGDYYITQVRHQALQPCPDCANALSLLDLTATSASYSCSFDCVGADITYRLPRETPVPRVYGTLSGEVDGPSTDDYAQIDSAGRYRVRLRFDEHQKTDGSASMWVRMLQNHAGNPEGIHFPLRKGTEVMLVFLGGDPDQPLIVGAVPNAVTASPVTSTNHSLNVLHTAGDNHFELDDQRGSQRIELKTPTETTQLHMGAPQLVGENNYNLIQTTQGDGYVHTGRNLDVKVEGNHTETISGKRTSSVSNDVVELFSSNQTTNVLGDVKWTVAGDYDGTVEGDYDLEVKGSYTVDYDEDTVTTVHANYSSTIVGAKNENFLGAVNSNWAAAVNNNFGGVVNSNFVGAVNNNFLGVALNTYVGGAVNLKLAAGVDVNVALPTVVNVAGSLTCDFALAGSLFVGGTLSIRLAVDITLALVSLNVTLLNASETVLSFSNNIVEASGKCIDLMKSDTQVNNTSASVTP, encoded by the coding sequence ATGGTCTCAGTTAGCGGTCTGACTCGGCACTCCCTACGGCTCGAAGCGGGCATCCCCGTGTTCGTTGTCGCCTACAACGGCGTCGAGCGCCTTGGGGCGGTCTACCGATTCGAGGTGCATTTTGTGGTTGAGAACCAGGTCGAGGTCGACCTGGCAGAACTGATCGGCGGACGGGCGACGCTCAGCACCGAGCAGGACCACATCTCGAAGTTCGTCATCAACGGCTTGGTGTCTCAGGCGGACCTGATGGAAGTGACGCCAACCCATAGCCTCTATCGCGTGGAGCTGGTGCCGGAACTTTGGCGCGCAGCGCTGTCACGACACACCCGCGTCTTCGTAGACGTCACGATCAAAGACGTGCTGCAGAAGATGTTCGACGCCCTGGGCTTCGACTCGGAGACCGTCAAGCTAGCGTTCTCGAGCTCCGACTGCCGGAAGTATCCGCAGATCTGTCAGTTCGAGGAAAGCGACCTCGACTTCATGACGCGTTGGATGGAGAAGGAGGGGCTTCATTACTACTTCGAGCAAGGGCGGAAGGAGGAGCGCGTGGTGATCGTCTCGGGTCAACCGGCGCGCCAATCGCTGGCCGAGGGGCCGCTCGTGTACGCCACGGGTGGGGCGCTTGTGACGCGGACCGTGCGGCGCTTCCGTTCGCGTTCACGGCTTCAAACGCGCAAGATCGAAGTGCGCGCGTACGACGCCGCGAACCCCTCGACCACCTCCGAGGCGTCACATGACCTCGGAGGCAAACGCGCTGGGACCGGGGTGAGCGTCGCGCTCTCGACGGAGATCCAGCGGCCCAAGGTGGAGCGCGAGGCTCAGATCCTCGAGGAAATTGAAGTTACCCAACGCCTTCTGTTCACCGGCGAGGCGGACGCACCGGTGTTCCGCGCCGGCTACCACTTCGAGCTGGAAGGCCATCCGTTGCCACGCCTCGATGGCGACTACTACATCACTCAAGTGAGGCACCAGGCTCTCCAGCCTTGCCCAGACTGCGCGAACGCGTTGTCTTTGCTCGACTTGACCGCCACGAGTGCAAGCTACAGTTGTTCCTTTGACTGCGTTGGAGCGGACATCACCTACCGCTTGCCTCGCGAGACGCCTGTCCCCCGCGTGTACGGCACCCTGAGCGGCGAAGTGGACGGGCCCAGCACCGACGACTACGCGCAGATCGATTCTGCGGGTCGCTATCGCGTGCGGCTCCGCTTCGACGAGCACCAGAAGACTGACGGCTCTGCCTCGATGTGGGTCCGCATGCTGCAAAACCACGCGGGGAACCCCGAAGGGATTCACTTCCCTTTGCGCAAGGGTACGGAAGTGATGCTGGTGTTCTTGGGAGGCGATCCGGATCAGCCGCTGATCGTGGGGGCGGTCCCCAACGCGGTTACGGCAAGTCCCGTCACCTCAACGAACCACAGCCTCAACGTGCTGCACACCGCGGGCGACAACCACTTCGAGCTGGACGACCAGCGTGGCTCCCAGCGTATCGAGCTCAAGACGCCGACTGAGACCACTCAGCTCCATATGGGCGCGCCCCAACTCGTGGGCGAGAACAACTACAACCTGATCCAGACGACTCAGGGTGATGGCTACGTCCACACCGGGCGCAACCTAGACGTCAAGGTAGAGGGAAACCACACGGAAACAATCAGCGGGAAGCGCACCAGCAGTGTCAGCAACGACGTCGTGGAGCTATTTAGCAGTAACCAAACCACCAACGTGCTGGGCGACGTGAAGTGGACGGTGGCCGGCGACTACGACGGAACCGTCGAAGGCGACTACGACCTCGAGGTGAAGGGGAGCTACACCGTCGACTACGACGAGGACACTGTCACGACGGTTCACGCGAACTACTCGAGCACCATCGTGGGTGCGAAGAACGAAAACTTCCTCGGCGCCGTGAACAGCAACTGGGCCGCGGCGGTGAACAACAACTTCGGCGGCGTCGTGAACTCGAACTTCGTCGGCGCGGTGAACAACAACTTCTTGGGCGTCGCGCTAAACACCTACGTTGGGGGCGCGGTCAACCTAAAGCTGGCTGCAGGCGTTGACGTGAACGTTGCGCTGCCGACGGTGGTGAACGTTGCTGGGAGCCTGACCTGCGACTTCGCGTTGGCTGGTTCACTATTCGTTGGCGGTACGCTCAGCATTCGACTCGCGGTCGACATCACGTTGGCGCTGGTGTCTCTCAACGTGACCCTGTTGAACGCGAGCGAGACCGTCTTGTCGTTCAGCAACAACATCGTCGAAGCCTCTGGCAAGTGTATCGACCTGATGAAGAGCGACACGCAGGTGAACAATACCTCGGCCAGCGTTACCCCTTGA